A window of Ignavibacterium sp. contains these coding sequences:
- a CDS encoding mechanosensitive ion channel family protein produces MIITPHIPAFESVSFIIVAIILYIALRIILKLFVMLKLPANFLQFIKKLIPVLDFVFAITLVYWLVIAFFSGTQMLPVILSVVTITLIALIAWFWFRDFIAGIILKSENDFSLNTKVKIENKSGTIVKTTLRHIEIETGEGERIKIPYSKLSGSTFSQLSNSEKYESHLITLTTSGKTDFEKIREELKRKIYFSPWHLPAKEPEINLVTDEKGEMRIDIKIATLKPEHADLIRKELLKAQTSEV; encoded by the coding sequence ATGATAATTACACCACACATTCCGGCATTTGAATCTGTAAGTTTTATAATTGTTGCAATTATACTTTACATCGCACTCAGAATAATTTTAAAATTATTCGTGATGCTTAAACTACCGGCGAATTTCTTACAATTTATTAAGAAACTTATACCTGTTCTGGATTTTGTTTTTGCAATTACTCTTGTCTATTGGTTGGTTATTGCTTTTTTCTCCGGTACTCAAATGTTACCTGTTATTCTATCGGTTGTTACAATAACACTAATTGCGCTTATTGCATGGTTCTGGTTCAGGGATTTTATAGCTGGAATAATTTTGAAGAGCGAAAATGATTTTTCGCTAAATACGAAAGTAAAAATTGAAAATAAATCTGGAACAATAGTTAAGACAACACTCAGACATATTGAAATAGAAACCGGTGAAGGTGAAAGAATTAAAATTCCTTACAGCAAATTAAGTGGTAGTACATTCAGTCAACTCTCAAATTCCGAGAAATATGAAAGTCATCTGATTACACTTACAACATCCGGCAAAACAGATTTTGAAAAAATAAGAGAAGAACTAAAAAGAAAAATTTATTTTTCGCCGTGGCATTTACCCGCAAAAGAGCCGGAGATAAATTTAGTTACGGATGAAAAAGGGGAAATGAGGATTGATATAAAAATAGCCACACTAAAACCCGAACATGCTGATTTGATAAGGAAAGAGTTATTAAAAGCCCAAACCTCCGAGGTTTAA